From a region of the Arachis ipaensis cultivar K30076 chromosome B09, Araip1.1, whole genome shotgun sequence genome:
- the LOC107615451 gene encoding proline-rich receptor-like protein kinase PERK2, which produces MPPSVRSPIAKNPLKKKKNLKRSPPTTQQPPCAQSLPKPPTPIMQPSVRPLPPTTHVPPTVTPQTMQIAPEGTTSRFMDFTPTPAIRGSSSTRWPLPSFHPPARKVSTTAQLNGGSSGKSNSTPNP; this is translated from the coding sequence ATGCCTCCTTCAGTTAGGTCACCAATTGCAAAAAACCCccttaagaaaaagaagaatctaAAAAGATCCCCACCAACTACTCAGCAACCACCATGTGCTCAATCACTGCCAAAGCCACCAACACCAATTATGCAACCATCAGTAAGGCCATTACCTCCAACTACTCATGTGCCCCCCACTGTGACACCTCAAACCATGCAAATTGCCCCTGAGGGAACTACTTCAAGGTTCATGGACTTTACGCCAACTCCTGCAATTAGAGGATCAAGTTCAACTAGGTGGCCGCTGCCAAGCTTTCATCCACCAGCAAGAAAAGTGTCAACCACTGCACAATTGAATGGAGGTTCAAGCGGAAAGAGCAATTCTACTCCAAATCCATGA